GACGCCCTGCGGGAGGCACAAAACAAATTGAGCCAATTGATGGCGATGAAAATAAAAATTCACGAGCACGGTTTCGGACTGTGCACCAAATGCAAAAAACCGATACCGGAAAAACGATTGTTGCTGATGCCGCAGAGTATGTATTGTGTGGATTGCTCGAAGTGAAAATCCCATTCCAACCATCTCATCAACTTTTATCAACCTTCATCAACATAAAAATATGAGCGTCGAAACCGCAACCGCACCGCCCAAAACCGAAGTGAAGCGCGAGCCGCTGTTCTCCAAGAAGAACCGCAAGGTGCTGCGCGACCCATTGGACGACAACAACCCCATCACCGTGCAGGTGCTCGGTATATGCTCTGCCCTTGCAGTGACCGTGCAGGTGAAGCCAGCCCTCATCATGTCGTTGGGGGTCATATTCGTCTGCGCATTCTCCAACCTCATCATCGCCGTCATCCGCGACAGCATTCC
This Saprospiraceae bacterium DNA region includes the following protein-coding sequences:
- a CDS encoding TraR/DksA C4-type zinc finger protein — protein: MDKTRFIENLEAEIEKTLSKIETYKEMAGPIAPDNAIGRVSRMDAIVSKSIVDDALREAQNKLSQLMAMKIKIHEHGFGLCTKCKKPIPEKRLLLMPQSMYCVDCSK